DNA from Euzebya rosea:
CGCGAACCAGACCGCACATGCCCAGCCGTCGCAGCAGCACAGCAGGCGCCTCCCCATCCTCAGTGCGCGCCCGGGTTAGGTTCTCCAAGGCCGGGAAGCTCCGGTACATCAGCGCCATCGACCTCGGCAGGGTCTGGGAACGAGCCCTGCGGAAGGCCGATCTGCCGATCGCGTACTCGGAGGGGTTCAGCCCCCATCCGAAGGTCAGCTTCGGCGACGCCCTGCCGCTGGGCTTCGGGTCGACCGCCGAGTTCGCCGAGCTGACGTTCGCCGGACCGGTCGACCTCGCCGACATGACCGCGCGCATCAACGCCGCGTTCCCCGACGGGATCGACGTGCTCGACGCCGCCGAGGTCGAGGACGGCGCACCCAGGCTGGGCAAGCGCCTCCAGGCATCCATGTGGGTGCTGGAGTACCCGACGGCCGACGGCCTGGCCGAGGCCGTGGCGGCCATGCCCGCCGAGGGTCCCCTCGAGGTCGAGCGCGAGCGCAAGGGTCGCTTGGTCACCGCTGACCTGCGTCCGCCCCTCGTCGGCATCGTGGCCGACGGCACCACCGTGCGCGCCATCGTGCGCCACCCAGGTTTCATCCCCGACGACGCCGGATCCGGACCCGCAGTCCGTGCCGACGACGTCCACAGCGTGCTCGGCATCGAGCACCGCCCGACCTTGATCACGCGCGCCGCACAGGGGCTCGTGAGCGACGATCAATCCGGCATCGACGACGCCCTGCGAGGGACGACCA
Protein-coding regions in this window:
- a CDS encoding TIGR03936 family radical SAM-associated protein, with product MRARVRFSKAGKLRYISAIDLGRVWERALRKADLPIAYSEGFSPHPKVSFGDALPLGFGSTAEFAELTFAGPVDLADMTARINAAFPDGIDVLDAAEVEDGAPRLGKRLQASMWVLEYPTADGLAEAVAAMPAEGPLEVERERKGRLVTADLRPPLVGIVADGTTVRAIVRHPGFIPDDAGSGPAVRADDVHSVLGIEHRPTLITRAAQGLVSDDQSGIDDALRGTTTPLVPADGSPSGTATGPSVPPPAPEEPA